A genomic region of Serratia fonticola contains the following coding sequences:
- the fadI gene encoding acetyl-CoA C-acyltransferase FadI, translating into MSKALPLVTRLGERIAIVQGLRTPFAKQATAYHGIPAVDLGKSAVSELLARSGIDPALIEQLVFGQVVQMPEAPNIAREIVLGTGMSVNTDAYSVSRACATSFQAIANVAESIMAGSISIGIAGGADSSSVLPIGVSKALARTLVDVNKARTLSQRLKLFSKLKFRDLMPVPPAVAEYSTGLRMGDTAEQMAKTHGITREQQDALAHRSHQLAAKAWEQGLLHDEVMTAYVPPYKTPISEDNNIRKDSSLESYARLKPAFDRKHGTVTAANSTPLTDGAAAVLMMSESRAKELGLKPLGYLRSFAFAAIDVWEDMLLGPSYATPLALDRAGITLADLTLIDMHEAFAAQTLANLKMFASTEFAQQKLGREQAIGEVDMDKFNVLGGSIAYGHPFAATGARMITQTLHELKRRGGGLGLTTACAAGGLGAAMIVEVE; encoded by the coding sequence ATGAGTAAGGCATTGCCGCTGGTTACACGTCTCGGCGAGCGTATCGCCATTGTTCAGGGGTTGCGTACGCCTTTTGCCAAACAGGCGACCGCATATCATGGCATTCCAGCGGTCGATCTTGGCAAGTCTGCGGTGAGTGAATTGCTGGCTCGCAGCGGCATTGATCCGGCCTTGATTGAACAGCTGGTCTTTGGGCAGGTGGTACAAATGCCAGAAGCGCCCAATATTGCCCGAGAAATCGTGCTCGGCACCGGTATGAGTGTGAATACCGATGCCTATAGCGTTTCACGCGCCTGTGCGACCAGCTTCCAGGCGATTGCCAACGTGGCAGAAAGCATTATGGCTGGCAGTATCAGTATCGGCATTGCCGGGGGGGCGGATTCTTCTTCCGTGCTACCGATTGGCGTTAGCAAAGCGCTGGCGCGTACATTAGTGGATGTGAATAAGGCGCGCACCTTGTCACAGCGCCTGAAGCTCTTCAGCAAGCTCAAATTCCGCGATCTGATGCCGGTGCCACCGGCCGTAGCGGAGTACTCTACGGGGCTTCGCATGGGAGATACCGCCGAGCAGATGGCGAAAACCCACGGCATTACCCGTGAACAGCAGGATGCATTGGCCCATCGTTCCCATCAGTTGGCCGCCAAGGCCTGGGAGCAGGGGTTATTGCATGACGAAGTGATGACCGCTTATGTCCCTCCTTATAAAACACCTATTTCCGAAGATAACAACATCCGTAAAGATTCCAGCCTGGAATCTTATGCCCGGCTGAAACCGGCATTTGATCGTAAGCATGGCACCGTTACCGCAGCCAACAGTACGCCGTTGACCGACGGCGCTGCCGCGGTGCTGATGATGAGTGAATCGCGTGCGAAAGAGTTGGGCCTGAAGCCACTTGGCTATTTGCGCAGTTTTGCCTTTGCGGCCATTGATGTCTGGGAAGATATGCTGCTCGGCCCTTCTTATGCCACGCCGTTGGCGCTGGATCGTGCGGGGATTACCTTGGCCGATCTCACGTTGATTGATATGCACGAAGCCTTTGCGGCGCAAACGCTGGCCAACCTGAAAATGTTTGCCAGTACCGAATTTGCCCAACAGAAACTGGGCCGTGAGCAGGCGATAGGTGAAGTCGATATGGACAAATTTAACGTGCTGGGTGGGTCGATTGCTTACGGCCATCCGTTTGCGGCAACGGGGGCACGTATGATCACGCAGACGCTACACGAGCTTAAACGGCGTGGCGGAGGGCTGGGGTTAACCACGGCCTGTGCAGCCGGAGGATTAGGCGCAGCAATGATCGTGGAGGTGGAATAA
- the fadJ gene encoding fatty acid oxidation complex subunit alpha FadJ — protein MSVENALHEQRAQPSAFNLTLRPDNIGVITIDVPGEKVNTLKAEFVEQINDVLLKAQQLTSLEGLVILSGKPDSFIAGADITMIAACRSAKEAEALAKKGQSTLAQIAAFPVPVVAAIHGACLGGGLELALACHSRVCSLDDKTALGLPEVQLGLLPGSGGTQRLPRLIGASKALDMILTGRHIRARQALRMGLVDDAVPQSILLQTAIERVKQGWKSRRKLPWQERLLNGPLGRTLLFSIVRKKTLEKTHGNYPAAERIIQVVRTGLDHGSASGYEAEARAFGELAMSSQSAALRSLFFASTALKKERGGDAKPRELHRVGVLGGGLMGGGIACVTATRGGLPVRIKDVNEQGINHALKYTWDLLGKRVRTKRMRPAERQKQMMLISGSTDYSGFERVDIVVEAVFEDIALKQQMVADIEQYAAPHTVFASNTSSLPIGQIAANATRPQQVIGLHYFSPVDKMPLVEVIPHAATSEETIATTVALAQKQGKTAIVVADRAGFYVNRILAPYINEAARCLLEGEPIESLDKALVDFGFPVGPIMLLDEVGIDVGTKIIPILTAELGPRFAAPAAFDAVLKEGRKGRKNGRGFYLYPAEGKSRQKRKSADSSIYPLLGITAKAHLQHALIAQRCVMMMLNEAARCLDEGVIRSARDGDIGAVFGIGFPPFLGGPFRYMDELGAEKVVKTLQYLQQQYGENFAPCERLLQMAQQGERFYPQGS, from the coding sequence ATGAGCGTCGAGAATGCATTGCACGAACAGCGCGCGCAACCTTCAGCGTTTAATTTGACCCTGCGCCCGGACAATATTGGCGTTATTACCATCGATGTGCCAGGGGAAAAGGTCAACACGCTGAAAGCGGAGTTTGTTGAACAGATCAACGATGTGTTGTTGAAGGCACAGCAGCTTACCTCGCTGGAGGGGCTGGTGATCTTGTCCGGTAAGCCGGATTCATTTATTGCCGGGGCTGATATTACCATGATCGCCGCCTGTCGCAGTGCCAAAGAGGCGGAGGCGTTGGCAAAGAAAGGGCAAAGTACGTTGGCGCAGATAGCCGCGTTCCCGGTGCCCGTTGTTGCCGCCATTCACGGCGCTTGCCTCGGGGGCGGGTTAGAGTTGGCGCTGGCTTGCCATAGCCGTGTTTGTTCGCTGGATGATAAAACGGCGCTAGGCTTGCCTGAGGTACAACTGGGTTTGTTGCCAGGTTCTGGCGGCACTCAGCGTTTACCGCGCCTGATTGGGGCCAGCAAAGCGTTGGATATGATCCTGACAGGCCGACATATCCGGGCTCGGCAGGCGCTGCGCATGGGACTGGTGGACGACGCAGTACCGCAATCTATTTTGCTGCAAACGGCCATCGAGCGCGTCAAGCAAGGTTGGAAGTCGCGTCGTAAACTGCCCTGGCAGGAACGTCTGCTCAACGGCCCGTTGGGTAGAACTCTGTTGTTCAGCATCGTGCGTAAGAAAACGCTGGAAAAAACTCACGGTAATTACCCGGCCGCGGAACGCATTATTCAAGTGGTGCGTACCGGTCTGGATCACGGTAGTGCCAGTGGTTATGAAGCCGAAGCCCGTGCTTTCGGTGAGTTGGCAATGTCGTCTCAGTCTGCCGCATTACGGAGCCTGTTCTTTGCTTCCACGGCTCTCAAGAAAGAGCGCGGGGGCGATGCCAAACCGCGCGAGCTGCATCGCGTCGGGGTGTTGGGTGGTGGGTTGATGGGCGGTGGTATTGCTTGCGTGACCGCAACCCGGGGAGGGTTACCGGTGCGGATCAAAGATGTGAATGAGCAAGGGATTAACCATGCGTTGAAATACACCTGGGATCTGCTGGGCAAGCGGGTTCGCACCAAACGTATGCGCCCGGCGGAGCGGCAGAAGCAAATGATGCTGATCTCCGGTTCAACCGATTACAGTGGTTTTGAGCGTGTCGATATTGTCGTGGAGGCGGTATTTGAAGATATCGCGCTCAAGCAACAGATGGTGGCCGATATTGAGCAGTATGCGGCACCGCACACCGTGTTTGCTTCCAATACCTCGTCGTTGCCAATTGGCCAGATTGCGGCCAACGCGACCAGGCCGCAGCAGGTGATTGGTCTGCATTACTTCAGCCCGGTGGATAAAATGCCGTTGGTAGAGGTGATCCCACATGCTGCCACCAGTGAAGAAACGATCGCTACGACCGTTGCTCTGGCCCAAAAACAGGGTAAGACGGCGATCGTGGTGGCTGACCGTGCCGGTTTTTATGTTAACCGTATTCTCGCGCCTTATATTAATGAAGCGGCACGCTGCCTGCTTGAGGGAGAACCGATCGAATCGCTGGATAAAGCATTGGTTGATTTTGGCTTCCCTGTCGGCCCGATTATGCTGCTTGATGAGGTAGGCATCGACGTTGGTACCAAGATTATCCCGATCCTGACGGCGGAGCTGGGGCCACGTTTTGCGGCTCCGGCGGCATTCGATGCCGTGCTGAAAGAGGGGCGTAAAGGGCGTAAGAATGGGCGTGGTTTCTATCTCTATCCTGCCGAAGGCAAGTCACGGCAGAAACGTAAAAGCGCAGATAGCAGCATTTACCCGTTGTTAGGCATTACCGCCAAAGCGCATCTGCAACATGCGTTGATCGCTCAGCGTTGTGTGATGATGATGCTTAACGAGGCCGCTCGTTGTTTGGACGAAGGGGTGATCCGTAGCGCACGCGATGGGGACATTGGTGCGGTATTTGGCATCGGCTTCCCGCCGTTTCTTGGGGGGCCATTCCGTTACATGGATGAGCTCGGCGCAGAGAAAGTGGTAAAAACCCTGCAGTATTTGCAGCAGCAGTACGGTGAAAATTTTGCCCCCTGCGAACGTCTGTTGCAGATGGCCCAGCAAGGTGAACGTTTTTATCCACAGGGTAGTTAG
- the sixA gene encoding phosphohistidine phosphatase SixA: protein MQVLIMRHGEAALEAASDSVRPLTACGRDESRQMAAWLNAKSVDIERVLVSPYLRAEQTLETVREALTLPEGEEVLPELTPGGDAGLVSCYLQALAKEGVGAVLVVSHLPLVGYLVAELCPGECPPMFATSAIANVDLAADGSSGTFEWQVSPSQVMAKV from the coding sequence ATGCAAGTTTTGATTATGCGTCACGGAGAGGCGGCACTTGAGGCCGCTAGCGACTCGGTAAGACCCCTTACTGCTTGTGGCCGTGATGAGTCACGTCAGATGGCGGCCTGGTTAAATGCCAAGTCAGTGGATATTGAGCGAGTGCTGGTCAGCCCCTATCTGCGGGCCGAGCAAACGTTAGAAACAGTACGCGAAGCGTTAACGCTGCCGGAAGGCGAAGAAGTGTTGCCTGAACTGACTCCAGGTGGTGACGCCGGGTTAGTGAGCTGCTATCTGCAGGCGCTGGCAAAAGAAGGTGTGGGGGCTGTACTGGTGGTTTCCCATCTGCCGCTGGTCGGCTACCTGGTTGCTGAATTGTGCCCTGGTGAATGTCCACCCATGTTTGCGACTTCAGCTATTGCCAATGTCGATCTGGCAGCTGATGGCAGCAGTGGTACCTTTGAATGGCAGGTTAGCCCTTCTCAGGTAATGGCCAAGGTCTGA
- a CDS encoding ShlB/FhaC/HecB family hemolysin secretion/activation protein, with product MRFRFPNAWLLLIFTPLVQAAENGQFIEQQMSHQQEQEKARYNQLETVGKDVRSSGGVGLNTRIDFPDEHPCFNIQHIDLNKSDQIPHWIPLRKLTEQAQGRCLGIQGIKTLATALQNRLIEHGYITTRVLIPQQNLTEGELTLDILSGTIGNVKLTDDSDKYVNLHTTFPGSQGDLLDLRAIEQGLENMQRIPNVAANISLQPGKNAGESDLEITRKQPSFWRVGGWLDDSGSKQTGRYQSGLALYIDNPTAMNDLFYVSAGRDLQFQSSRYSNNGSLYYSVPYGFWSLDLYAGRSEYLQTINGIYTDFSYRGKYRNLSLKVNRLLYRNATQKNTLHFQVLKRNSHFYLNDTELQLQKRNMTNWSIGLNHRHYIGQSIVDAMVTYQRDTSWFGAQKPIDSGPASRIVNLDLSTHTPFTLKDLSLSYQSRFRQQYSPDRLTTQDQFSIGNRWSVRGFDGEMNMMANKGYFLRNDLNLNLPKMNQQLYVGVDYGKVKGEGSNDFASGHLLGSVAGIRGGIKAFSYDAFVGVPLSKPDNFITSPVTVGFTLQWQF from the coding sequence ATGCGTTTTCGCTTTCCCAACGCTTGGCTATTGCTCATTTTCACCCCACTGGTTCAGGCGGCAGAAAATGGCCAATTTATTGAGCAACAAATGAGCCACCAGCAGGAACAGGAAAAGGCACGCTATAACCAATTGGAAACCGTAGGCAAAGACGTTCGCTCCTCTGGCGGCGTTGGCCTGAACACCCGCATTGACTTTCCGGATGAACACCCTTGCTTCAACATCCAGCATATTGATCTGAACAAGAGCGACCAGATCCCTCATTGGATCCCATTACGCAAACTGACGGAACAGGCGCAAGGGCGCTGCCTGGGGATCCAGGGAATAAAAACGCTGGCAACCGCTCTACAAAATCGCCTGATTGAACATGGCTATATCACGACCAGAGTATTAATCCCTCAGCAAAATCTCACGGAGGGAGAACTCACCTTAGATATCCTGTCAGGCACCATTGGCAACGTCAAGCTAACGGACGACAGTGATAAATACGTTAACCTGCATACCACCTTCCCTGGCAGCCAAGGAGATCTCCTCGACTTGCGGGCTATTGAACAAGGGTTGGAGAATATGCAGCGTATCCCGAATGTCGCTGCCAATATCTCATTACAGCCGGGCAAGAACGCGGGGGAATCCGATCTGGAAATCACCCGTAAGCAACCCTCGTTCTGGCGCGTAGGCGGCTGGTTGGATGATTCTGGCAGTAAACAAACGGGTCGTTATCAAAGCGGCTTGGCGTTATACATTGACAACCCGACCGCCATGAACGATCTGTTTTATGTTTCTGCCGGGCGCGATCTGCAGTTCCAATCGAGCCGTTATTCCAACAACGGATCCTTATATTACTCCGTGCCCTATGGTTTCTGGTCACTGGATTTATATGCTGGCCGCAGTGAATACCTACAAACTATAAATGGTATCTATACTGACTTTTCGTACCGCGGCAAGTACCGTAATCTTAGCTTGAAAGTCAATCGCCTCTTGTATCGCAACGCCACGCAAAAAAACACCCTTCACTTTCAGGTACTCAAACGCAACTCTCATTTCTATCTGAATGACACGGAACTTCAGTTACAGAAACGTAATATGACCAACTGGAGCATTGGGCTTAATCATCGCCACTATATTGGCCAGTCGATTGTCGATGCCATGGTGACCTATCAGCGTGATACCTCCTGGTTCGGCGCGCAAAAGCCGATAGATAGCGGCCCGGCAAGCCGCATTGTCAACCTGGATCTCAGCACCCATACCCCTTTTACCCTGAAAGATTTATCACTGAGTTATCAATCCCGTTTTCGGCAGCAATATAGCCCGGACCGGCTGACAACACAGGATCAGTTCAGTATTGGTAACCGCTGGAGCGTGCGCGGTTTTGACGGCGAAATGAATATGATGGCCAATAAAGGCTACTTTCTGCGTAATGATCTGAACCTTAACCTGCCAAAAATGAATCAACAGCTCTACGTCGGTGTTGACTATGGCAAGGTGAAAGGCGAAGGCAGCAATGATTTTGCCAGCGGCCACCTGCTCGGTAGCGTTGCCGGGATCCGCGGGGGAATAAAAGCATTCAGCTACGACGCTTTTGTCGGCGTACCACTTTCCAAGCCCGATAATTTTATCACCAGCCCCGTCACCGTCGGTTTTACCTTACAGTGGCAGTTTTAG
- a CDS encoding filamentous hemagglutinin N-terminal domain-containing protein → MTLENKQKQFFAKLSPICFFSLLALQGITVAQAAIVSAPGGPSLGASSNKGSTVIDINAPGFGGVSHNIYNQFDVDRGGVVLNNSAQNSTSQLAGAINGNKNLANGAANVILNEVNSSKASQLNGMIEVAGQNAQVIIANPSGITCNGCGFINANRATLTTGKTTVVNGEVLDYVVNKGKINITGKGLESSSANYTDLIAQAVAINADVQAQDLRVSYGQNRVDAAHTTATALTSNRQYGVGLDVSSLGGMYANKITLVGTGEGLGVNNAGTLSASVGDVVMNMNGTLTNKGTISAKNDIRMVSTSKGRSDSFNNSNGNLVAGNDISIQNGYVKNVKGTMTAGGNINLESSAGVNYTPGVQVGIDNANGAMSARKDITISANGSSIKNTSGVISAVKDVTMEAKYGVNNNVGRISANAGGITITTVNDTIRNDRGIIEANCCVSLDANKVNNSYGTIKTKDDIIINASSELDNTQGTILAEGNIALKGKSIKNNSGKILAQEALDIDAAQLTNYTYNNPTKEYGIFSGGDMNLNLSSSLNNDYGVIASRGNINIATNNLANKFGQIESAKDLTVDSTVVSNQKGNIVAGKDMVINASRLDNGASTSTAGNIAAGDTLKINMQRGILSNGQHVDGSMTNYGTLAGKNKITISTEGKFTNYGKLISDNTVEIRNQR, encoded by the coding sequence ATGACTCTGGAAAATAAACAAAAACAGTTTTTCGCAAAACTGTCTCCTATCTGTTTCTTTAGCCTGCTGGCTCTACAAGGGATTACCGTTGCCCAAGCGGCTATCGTTTCCGCCCCAGGTGGCCCATCACTTGGCGCCAGCTCCAACAAGGGCAGTACGGTTATCGACATTAATGCCCCTGGTTTTGGCGGCGTTTCTCACAACATCTATAACCAGTTTGACGTAGACCGTGGTGGTGTGGTGCTCAATAACAGCGCGCAAAACTCAACCTCTCAGTTGGCAGGCGCCATTAATGGCAACAAGAATTTAGCCAACGGCGCGGCAAACGTTATCCTCAACGAAGTCAATTCCTCCAAAGCCAGCCAGCTCAACGGCATGATCGAAGTCGCTGGCCAGAATGCACAGGTGATTATCGCCAACCCATCAGGGATTACCTGTAACGGCTGTGGTTTCATCAATGCTAATCGTGCCACCCTGACTACCGGTAAAACCACGGTGGTTAATGGCGAAGTGCTCGATTACGTGGTAAACAAAGGTAAAATCAACATTACTGGCAAAGGGTTAGAGAGTTCCAGCGCCAACTATACCGATTTAATCGCCCAGGCTGTCGCCATCAATGCTGACGTACAAGCCCAGGATTTGCGGGTTTCATATGGTCAAAACCGCGTTGACGCGGCCCATACGACAGCAACCGCACTCACCTCCAATCGCCAGTATGGTGTTGGCCTTGACGTCTCCAGCCTCGGCGGGATGTATGCCAATAAAATTACGCTGGTCGGCACTGGTGAAGGGCTGGGTGTCAATAACGCAGGTACCCTGTCTGCCTCGGTCGGTGATGTGGTCATGAACATGAATGGAACCCTGACCAACAAAGGAACAATCTCGGCCAAAAATGATATCCGTATGGTATCAACCTCGAAAGGCCGTTCAGATTCCTTCAACAACTCAAACGGTAACCTGGTAGCAGGTAATGATATCTCTATCCAAAATGGTTATGTGAAAAACGTTAAAGGTACCATGACGGCCGGCGGCAATATCAACCTCGAAAGCAGCGCGGGTGTTAACTATACACCGGGTGTGCAAGTCGGGATTGATAACGCCAATGGGGCAATGAGCGCAAGAAAAGACATCACGATTAGCGCCAATGGGTCTTCAATCAAGAATACCAGTGGTGTCATCAGTGCAGTGAAAGATGTCACTATGGAAGCCAAGTATGGTGTGAACAACAACGTAGGTAGGATCTCTGCCAACGCGGGTGGCATCACTATCACCACCGTTAATGATACCATCAGAAACGATCGCGGGATTATTGAAGCCAACTGTTGTGTGTCTCTGGATGCCAATAAGGTGAACAATAGCTACGGCACCATCAAAACCAAAGATGATATCATTATCAATGCATCATCTGAGTTGGATAATACCCAAGGTACTATTCTGGCTGAAGGTAACATCGCCCTCAAAGGAAAAAGCATCAAGAATAATTCAGGAAAAATCCTGGCCCAGGAAGCCTTGGATATTGATGCTGCTCAACTGACGAATTACACTTATAATAACCCTACCAAAGAGTACGGTATATTCAGCGGTGGCGACATGAATCTAAACCTGAGTTCTTCGCTCAATAATGACTACGGTGTCATTGCCTCTCGTGGCAATATCAACATTGCTACTAATAACTTAGCCAATAAGTTTGGTCAAATTGAGAGTGCAAAAGATCTCACGGTAGATTCGACAGTCGTTAGCAATCAGAAAGGCAATATTGTTGCAGGTAAAGACATGGTGATTAATGCATCACGTTTAGATAATGGCGCATCAACCAGCACCGCAGGAAATATTGCGGCAGGAGATACATTAAAGATTAACATGCAGCGTGGCATCCTTTCCAATGGTCAGCATGTCGATGGTAGCATGACTAATTACGGTACCTTAGCGGGTAAAAACAAGATTACCATCAGTACTGAAGGCAAGTTCACCAATTACGGTAAATTGATTTCGGATAATACCGTAGAAATCCGTAACCAGCGCTAA
- the smrB gene encoding endonuclease SmrB codes for MKNKHPLSKDELQLFRESVAGTKTLRQDTIVHPKPKMKTKQIAPQRLLQEQVDASFYFSDEFQPQLDDEGPTRYVRPGYSHYELKKLRRGDYVPDLFLDLHGLTQLQAKQELGAMIAACKREHVHCACVMHGHGKHILKQQTPLWLAQHPDVLAFHQAPKEWGGSAAVLVLVELAE; via the coding sequence ATGAAGAACAAGCACCCACTGAGCAAAGATGAATTACAGCTCTTCAGGGAATCGGTCGCCGGCACAAAGACGCTGCGACAGGACACTATCGTCCACCCCAAACCTAAGATGAAGACCAAACAGATAGCGCCACAGCGCCTGCTCCAAGAGCAGGTGGATGCCAGCTTTTACTTCTCCGACGAATTTCAGCCGCAGTTGGATGATGAAGGGCCGACGCGTTATGTGCGCCCTGGCTACAGCCACTATGAACTAAAAAAGCTGCGCCGTGGGGATTACGTACCGGATCTGTTTCTCGACCTGCATGGATTGACGCAACTACAGGCCAAGCAAGAACTGGGGGCGATGATCGCCGCCTGCAAACGCGAGCATGTTCACTGCGCCTGTGTGATGCATGGCCACGGCAAACACATCCTTAAACAGCAAACTCCACTGTGGTTGGCGCAACATCCCGATGTACTGGCATTTCACCAAGCCCCCAAGGAATGGGGCGGCAGCGCTGCGGTGTTGGTGCTGGTGGAACTGGCAGAATAG
- the prmB gene encoding 50S ribosomal protein L3 N(5)-glutamine methyltransferase, whose protein sequence is MDKIFVEEAVNELHTIQDMLRWAVSRFNAANIYYGHGTDNPWDEAVQLVLPSLFLPLDIPQDMHTARLTSSERHRIVERVIRRVNERIPVAYLTNKAWFCGMEFYVDERVLVPRSPIGELINDRFSALIPHPPRHILDMCTGSGCIAIACGYAFPEAEVDAVDISTDVLAVTERNIQAHGVEHQVIPIRSDLFRDVPAIQYDLIVTNPPYVDAEDMSDLPQEFRFEPELGLAAGSDGLKLVRRILACAPDYLSDEGVLICEVGNSMVHLMEQYPDIPFTWLEFENGGDGVFMLTKQQLIDCKEHFILYRS, encoded by the coding sequence TTGGACAAAATTTTCGTCGAAGAAGCAGTAAATGAGCTGCACACCATTCAGGATATGCTGCGCTGGGCCGTAAGCCGTTTCAACGCTGCCAATATCTACTATGGCCACGGAACCGATAATCCGTGGGACGAAGCCGTGCAATTGGTTTTGCCCAGCCTGTTCCTGCCGTTGGATATTCCGCAAGACATGCACACCGCAAGGCTGACCTCAAGTGAGCGTCACCGCATTGTGGAACGGGTGATTCGCCGTGTTAACGAGCGTATTCCTGTTGCCTATCTCACCAATAAAGCCTGGTTCTGCGGGATGGAGTTCTATGTCGATGAACGCGTGTTGGTACCACGTTCACCAATTGGTGAACTGATCAACGATCGTTTCAGCGCATTGATCCCGCACCCACCACGCCATATTCTGGATATGTGCACGGGGAGTGGCTGTATCGCTATCGCCTGTGGTTATGCTTTCCCGGAAGCGGAAGTCGATGCGGTGGATATCTCTACCGACGTGCTGGCGGTCACCGAGCGTAATATCCAGGCGCATGGTGTGGAGCATCAGGTGATCCCGATCCGTTCCGATCTGTTCCGCGACGTTCCGGCGATCCAATATGATCTGATCGTTACTAATCCACCTTATGTGGATGCGGAAGATATGTCCGATCTGCCGCAAGAGTTCCGCTTTGAGCCTGAGCTGGGGCTGGCAGCCGGCAGCGACGGCCTGAAGCTGGTGCGCCGCATCCTGGCCTGCGCGCCAGACTACCTGAGTGATGAAGGCGTGCTGATTTGTGAAGTGGGCAACAGCATGGTACATCTGATGGAACAATATCCGGATATTCCGTTCACCTGGCTGGAGTTTGAAAACGGCGGTGACGGCGTATTTATGCTGACCAAACAGCAACTGATTGACTGCAAAGAGCATTTCATCCTCTACCGCAGCTAA
- the aroC gene encoding chorismate synthase — protein sequence MAGNSIGQFFRVTTFGESHGVALGCIVDGVPPGIPLTEADLQHDLDRRRPGTSRYTTQRREPDQVRILSGVFEGVTTGTSIGLMIENTDQRSQDYGAIKDLFRPGHADYTYEQKYGVRDYRGGGRSSARETAMRVAAGAIAKKYLAQKFGVQVRGYLAQIGDVSCELKDWAQVEQNPFFCPDPDKLEALDELMRALKKEGDSIGAKVTVVAENVPVGLGEPVFDRLDADLAHALMSINAVKGVEIGDGFAVVTKRGSENRDEITPQGFQSNHAGGILGGISSGQPVVAHLALKPTSSIMVPGRTINRQGEAVEMVTRGRHDPCVGIRAVPIAEAMMAIVLMDHLLRQRAQNGDVISDVPRW from the coding sequence ATGGCAGGGAACAGTATTGGGCAGTTTTTCCGCGTCACCACATTTGGTGAATCTCACGGTGTGGCGCTGGGATGTATTGTAGACGGCGTGCCACCGGGCATCCCGTTGACAGAAGCCGATTTGCAGCACGATCTCGATCGCCGCCGTCCCGGCACGTCACGCTATACCACACAGCGACGTGAGCCGGATCAGGTACGCATCCTTTCCGGGGTGTTTGAAGGGGTGACGACCGGCACCAGCATCGGCCTGATGATCGAAAACACCGACCAGCGTTCGCAAGATTATGGTGCAATCAAGGATCTGTTCCGTCCAGGCCATGCGGATTACACCTACGAGCAGAAATACGGCGTCCGCGATTACCGGGGTGGAGGGCGTTCCTCGGCGCGTGAAACCGCCATGCGGGTTGCCGCAGGCGCTATTGCCAAAAAATATCTCGCCCAGAAATTCGGTGTTCAGGTACGCGGTTATCTGGCGCAGATCGGTGATGTGAGCTGTGAACTGAAAGATTGGGCACAGGTTGAACAGAACCCTTTCTTCTGCCCGGATCCCGATAAGTTAGAGGCGCTGGATGAACTGATGCGCGCGCTGAAGAAAGAGGGCGACTCCATCGGTGCCAAAGTCACGGTAGTGGCGGAAAATGTCCCCGTGGGCCTCGGTGAGCCCGTGTTTGATCGCCTGGATGCCGATCTGGCGCACGCGCTGATGAGCATCAATGCGGTAAAAGGTGTGGAGATCGGCGATGGCTTTGCCGTTGTCACCAAGCGCGGCAGTGAAAATCGTGATGAGATCACCCCGCAAGGCTTCCAAAGCAATCATGCTGGCGGCATTCTCGGTGGCATCAGCAGTGGTCAACCGGTGGTTGCGCATCTGGCGTTGAAACCGACTTCCAGCATCATGGTGCCGGGGCGCACCATTAATCGCCAGGGCGAGGCCGTAGAGATGGTGACCCGTGGTCGTCACGATCCGTGCGTGGGGATCCGCGCAGTGCCAATCGCCGAAGCAATGATGGCGATTGTGCTGATGGATCACCTGCTGCGTCAGCGTGCGCAAAACGGTGATGTGATTTCCGACGTTCCACGCTGGTAG